One Pseudonocardia sediminis DNA window includes the following coding sequences:
- a CDS encoding acyl-CoA dehydrogenase: MTRTPVPAPSVDALRHVVDGRWANVRDETREEMGRHGLSADPDFTSEQYRAWVLEALKVLVASGRPHTGFDPSVGGKGDVGGVVTSFAMLAYGDLSLLVKAGVQWGLFGGAVQVLGTARHHDRYLRSIIDGELLGCFAMTETGHGSDVQHLHTTATYDRATEEFVIDTPHPGARKDYIGNAARDGRMAVVFAQLVIGDQKPGVHAFLVPLRDENGTVLPGVEVTDDGRKAGLNGVDNGRLAFSGVRIPRENLLNHFADVAADGTYSSSIENETARFFTMLGTLVRGRISVAGGAGAAAQKALTLAIRYGEQRRQFTNPSTGEETAVLDYLVHQRKLLPALATSYALQFTQDDLVARMHEIQAPGKPKAGAREQRQLEQSAAGIKAIATWHATATIQTCREACGGAGYLEENLLPALKADTDVFTTFEGDNTVLLQLLAKELLSDYGRTIKKGNPLGIAPLLGRQLASVGAERTGLASLLRRIPGVALDLGDRKRRTALLRTRREDTLATAIRHLAPAMRKGNDEFAVFNASQDLLLTAARAHVDALVEESFRNAIVRTTESSERGTSMGTDASVKGLLERVYDLHVLSVIDRERAWYLETGRLTAAESQTIRPLVNELCVELRPHARLLTDAFGIPEGWLSAPMLDGPAPLPVEAGVADVVAAG, translated from the coding sequence ATGACCCGCACCCCCGTCCCCGCTCCCTCCGTCGACGCCCTGCGCCACGTCGTCGACGGGCGGTGGGCGAACGTCCGCGACGAGACCCGCGAGGAGATGGGCCGCCACGGCCTGTCCGCGGACCCGGACTTCACCTCCGAGCAGTACCGCGCCTGGGTGCTCGAAGCGCTCAAGGTGCTCGTCGCCTCCGGCCGCCCGCACACCGGCTTCGACCCGTCCGTCGGCGGGAAGGGCGACGTCGGCGGCGTCGTCACCTCGTTCGCGATGCTCGCCTACGGCGACCTGTCGCTGCTGGTCAAGGCCGGCGTCCAGTGGGGCCTGTTCGGCGGCGCCGTGCAGGTGCTCGGCACCGCGCGTCACCACGACCGGTACCTGCGCAGCATCATCGACGGCGAGCTGCTCGGCTGCTTCGCGATGACCGAGACCGGTCACGGCTCGGACGTGCAGCACCTGCACACCACGGCGACCTACGACCGCGCCACCGAGGAGTTCGTGATCGACACCCCGCACCCGGGGGCACGCAAGGACTACATCGGCAACGCCGCCCGCGACGGCCGGATGGCGGTCGTGTTCGCGCAGCTGGTCATCGGCGACCAGAAGCCCGGCGTGCACGCGTTCCTCGTCCCCCTGCGCGACGAGAACGGCACCGTCCTGCCCGGCGTCGAGGTCACCGACGACGGCCGCAAGGCCGGCCTCAACGGCGTCGACAACGGGCGCCTGGCGTTCTCCGGCGTCCGCATCCCGCGCGAGAACCTGCTCAACCACTTCGCCGACGTCGCCGCGGACGGCACGTACTCCAGCTCGATCGAGAACGAGACCGCCCGCTTCTTCACCATGCTCGGCACGCTGGTGCGGGGCCGGATCAGCGTCGCCGGCGGTGCCGGTGCGGCCGCCCAGAAGGCCCTGACGCTGGCGATCCGCTACGGCGAGCAGCGCCGCCAGTTCACGAACCCGTCCACCGGCGAGGAGACCGCCGTCCTGGACTACCTGGTGCACCAGCGCAAGCTGCTGCCCGCGCTGGCCACCAGCTACGCGCTGCAGTTCACCCAGGACGACCTGGTGGCGCGGATGCACGAGATCCAGGCGCCGGGCAAGCCGAAGGCCGGCGCGCGGGAGCAGCGCCAGCTCGAGCAGTCCGCGGCCGGGATCAAGGCGATCGCGACCTGGCACGCCACCGCGACGATCCAGACCTGCCGGGAGGCCTGCGGCGGCGCGGGCTACCTGGAGGAGAACCTGCTGCCGGCGCTCAAGGCCGACACCGACGTGTTCACCACGTTCGAGGGCGACAACACCGTCCTGCTGCAGCTGCTGGCCAAGGAGCTGCTCTCGGACTACGGCCGGACGATCAAGAAGGGCAACCCGCTCGGGATCGCCCCGCTGCTCGGCCGCCAGCTCGCCAGCGTCGGAGCGGAGAGGACCGGGCTCGCGTCGCTGCTACGCCGGATCCCGGGCGTCGCGCTCGACCTGGGCGACCGTAAGAGGCGCACCGCGCTGCTGCGGACGCGCCGCGAGGACACCCTGGCCACCGCGATCCGCCACCTCGCCCCCGCGATGCGCAAGGGCAACGACGAGTTCGCGGTGTTCAACGCCTCGCAGGACCTGCTGCTCACCGCGGCCCGCGCGCACGTCGACGCGCTGGTGGAGGAGTCGTTCCGCAACGCCATCGTCCGTACGACCGAGAGCAGCGAACGCGGAACGAGCATGGGCACCGACGCGTCGGTGAAGGGCCTGCTCGAGCGGGTCTACGACCTGCACGTGCTCTCGGTGATCGACCGCGAGCGCGCCTGGTACCTGGAGACCGGACGCCTGACCGCGGCCGAGTCGCAGACGATCCGCCCGCTGGTCAACGAGCTGTGCGTCGAGCTGCGCCCGCACGCCCGGCTGCTGACCGACGCGTTCGGCATCCCGGAGGGGTGGCTCTCCGCCCCGATGCTGGACGGCCCCGCCCCGCTCCCGGTCGAGGCCGGCGTCGCCGACGTGGTGGCCGCCGGCTGA
- a CDS encoding DUF4333 domain-containing protein, with amino-acid sequence MALRSPLALATLSTTLGCGGPAADPAVAPTSAAPVSAAPAATTAPPATTPAEDPAGTDATAVEAPLDPGEGSVDGPDVARSVSDQLTKVVGRSPDSVTCPNLLAKVGTAIRCELVDGADRYGVTVTSVEGTDVAFDIKVDDQVS; translated from the coding sequence GTGGCGCTGCGGTCGCCGCTCGCCCTCGCCACCCTGTCCACGACCCTCGGGTGCGGTGGCCCGGCCGCCGACCCGGCCGTGGCCCCGACGTCGGCGGCGCCGGTGTCCGCAGCCCCGGCGGCCACCACCGCGCCGCCGGCGACCACACCCGCGGAGGACCCCGCCGGGACGGACGCGACGGCGGTGGAGGCACCGCTGGATCCGGGTGAGGGCTCGGTCGACGGGCCCGACGTCGCCCGGAGCGTCTCGGACCAGCTCACCAAGGTCGTCGGCCGGTCGCCCGACTCGGTGACGTGCCCGAACCTGCTCGCGAAGGTCGGAACGGCGATCCGCTGTGAGCTTGTCGACGGCGCCGACCGCTACGGCGTGACCGTGACCTCGGTCGAGGGGACCGACGTCGCGTTCGACATCAAGGTCGACGACCAGGTCTCCTGA
- a CDS encoding FdhF/YdeP family oxidoreductase, with amino-acid sequence MSTPPIDPSLDHAVAEDEGLSVSERKTYAAGIPAVAVSMIRSLRQQGPKKTAKNLLTLNQVDGFDCMSCAWPDPAPGERHTAEFCENGAKAVAWEGQRAEVGPEFFARHSIDDLATRTGFWLESQGRLTHPMVRRGGGSHYEPISWEDAFDLVGEHLNALDSPDEAVFYTSGRASNEAAFVYQLFSRAYGTNNLPDCSNMCHESTSVGLAQAIGVGKGSVSLQDMHEADLIVISGQNPGTNHPRMLSALEIAKKNGARILAINPLREAGLIEFKNPQSPTGVVRGTDLADEFLQIRSDGDLALWQAFGHLLLAKEELEPGSVVDRDFVERHTNGFDAYAKHVADLDRELVCTATGLEWSQIERAADMLASSKRIINCWAMGITQHRNAVATIKEFVNVALLQGMIGKPGAGLCPVRGHSNVQGDRTMGIWEQVADEFLDAIRDEFGFEPPREHGYDAIASVQALRDGRASVFVGLGGNFAQAMSDTEVTEKALASCRLTVQISTKLNRSHLTAGTDALILPALGRTEKDLTGGREQRVTVEDSMSAVHASRGRSTPIGELLRSEVDILCGIARATLGEKHGIPWASFAADYDRIRDRIGRVVPGCEAYTEKVARRGGFTLAHPPRDSRTFPTESGFAEFTVSPTVVASVPEGRLVLQTMRSHDQFNTTIYGLDDRYRGIHNGRRVVFISAEDLRELGYADGDRVNLVGEWTDGVERRADDFRLVTYSTPKGCVAAYYPETNPLIPLDSFSDQSRTPTSKWVVVRLEPATV; translated from the coding sequence GTGTCCACACCCCCCATCGACCCGTCACTCGACCACGCGGTCGCCGAGGACGAGGGCCTCTCGGTCTCCGAGCGGAAGACCTACGCCGCGGGCATCCCCGCCGTCGCGGTCAGCATGATCCGGTCGCTGCGCCAGCAGGGTCCGAAGAAGACGGCCAAGAACCTGCTCACGCTCAACCAGGTCGACGGTTTCGACTGCATGAGCTGCGCGTGGCCGGACCCGGCACCGGGCGAGCGGCACACCGCGGAGTTCTGCGAGAACGGCGCGAAGGCCGTCGCGTGGGAGGGCCAGCGCGCCGAGGTCGGGCCGGAGTTCTTCGCCCGGCACTCGATCGACGACCTCGCCACCCGCACCGGGTTCTGGCTGGAGAGCCAGGGCCGGCTGACGCACCCGATGGTGCGCCGGGGCGGTGGGAGCCACTACGAGCCGATCTCGTGGGAGGACGCGTTCGACCTGGTCGGGGAGCACCTGAACGCCCTGGACAGCCCGGACGAGGCGGTGTTCTACACCTCCGGCCGCGCGTCGAACGAGGCCGCGTTCGTCTACCAGCTCTTCTCCCGCGCCTACGGCACGAACAACCTGCCCGACTGCTCGAACATGTGTCACGAGTCGACCTCGGTCGGCCTGGCGCAGGCGATCGGCGTCGGCAAGGGCTCGGTCAGCCTGCAGGACATGCACGAGGCGGACCTGATCGTCATCTCCGGCCAGAACCCGGGCACGAACCACCCGCGGATGCTCTCCGCGCTGGAGATCGCCAAGAAGAACGGCGCGCGGATCCTGGCGATCAACCCGCTGCGTGAGGCCGGGCTGATCGAGTTCAAGAACCCGCAGTCGCCGACCGGCGTCGTCCGGGGCACCGATCTCGCCGACGAGTTCCTGCAGATCCGCTCGGACGGCGACCTCGCGCTCTGGCAGGCGTTCGGGCACCTGCTGCTGGCCAAGGAGGAGCTCGAGCCGGGCAGCGTCGTCGACCGTGACTTCGTCGAGCGGCACACGAACGGCTTCGACGCCTACGCCAAGCACGTCGCCGACCTCGACCGCGAGCTCGTCTGCACCGCGACCGGCCTCGAGTGGTCGCAGATCGAGCGCGCCGCGGACATGCTCGCGAGCTCCAAGCGGATCATCAACTGCTGGGCGATGGGCATCACCCAGCACCGCAACGCCGTCGCGACGATCAAGGAGTTCGTCAACGTCGCCCTGCTCCAGGGCATGATCGGCAAGCCGGGCGCGGGCCTGTGCCCGGTCCGCGGGCACTCCAACGTGCAGGGCGACCGCACGATGGGCATCTGGGAGCAGGTCGCCGACGAGTTCCTGGACGCGATCCGCGACGAGTTCGGCTTCGAGCCCCCGCGCGAGCACGGCTACGACGCGATCGCGTCGGTGCAGGCCCTGCGCGACGGCCGGGCGTCGGTGTTCGTCGGCCTCGGCGGCAACTTCGCCCAGGCCATGTCCGACACCGAGGTCACCGAGAAGGCGCTGGCGTCCTGCCGGCTCACCGTGCAGATCTCGACCAAGCTCAACCGGAGCCACCTCACGGCCGGGACCGACGCGCTCATCCTGCCCGCGCTGGGCCGCACCGAGAAGGACCTGACGGGCGGCCGCGAGCAGCGGGTCACCGTCGAGGACTCGATGTCGGCGGTGCACGCCTCCCGCGGGCGGTCCACCCCGATCGGCGAGCTGCTGCGCTCCGAGGTCGACATCCTGTGCGGGATCGCCCGCGCCACCCTCGGCGAGAAGCACGGCATCCCGTGGGCGTCGTTCGCCGCGGACTACGACCGGATCCGGGACCGGATCGGGCGCGTCGTGCCGGGCTGCGAGGCCTACACCGAGAAGGTCGCCCGCCGCGGCGGCTTCACCCTCGCCCACCCGCCGCGCGACTCGCGGACGTTCCCGACCGAGTCCGGCTTCGCCGAGTTCACCGTCAGCCCGACCGTGGTCGCCTCGGTGCCCGAGGGCCGGCTGGTGCTGCAGACGATGCGCAGCCACGACCAGTTCAACACCACGATCTACGGCCTCGACGACCGCTACCGCGGCATCCACAACGGACGCCGGGTCGTGTTCATCTCGGCCGAGGACCTGCGTGAGCTGGGCTACGCCGACGGGGACCGGGTGAACCTGGTCGGTGAGTGGACCGACGGCGTGGAGCGCCGCGCCGACGACTTCCGGCTGGTCACCTACTCGACGCCGAAGGGCTGCGTGGCCGCCTACTACCCGGAGACGAACCCGCTGATCCCGCTGGACTCGTTCTCCGACCAGAGCCGCACGCCGACGTCGAAGTGGGTCGTCGTCCGCCTGGAGCCCGCCACCGTCTGA
- a CDS encoding D-arabinono-1,4-lactone oxidase — translation MVRWRNWAGDQTCRPFHRAAPPDTAAVAEALRWAGERGLTVRVAGSGHSFGDLVPTDGLLISLENLSGIRSVRHGPSGADVVVGAGTVLAELNRLLDGHGLALPNLGDIDAQTIGGAIATATHGTGLAFGNLATRVTSLELVTADGTVHTLSGDDPETLAAARVSLGALGVVTAVGLDVVPAFRLHARDRPMPLAEALFGLDDLVRAHDHVEFHLFPHTATALMRINDRTGDPPAPQGRLSRWVDETLLQNGALDVASRAGRAAPAAIPLLNRAAVAALRPAERTDVSHRVFGTRRSVRFTETEWAMPRAAAHDAVRAIHLAGSRHDVNFPIEVRFAAADTDAFLSPAWDRESVYVAAHVYRGMAWEPYFRAVGDIARSFGGRPHWGKRHLLDASELAPLYPAWDRFAAVRDRLDPDRRFTNSHVARVLGP, via the coding sequence GTGGTGCGGTGGCGGAACTGGGCCGGAGACCAGACGTGCCGTCCGTTCCACCGGGCCGCCCCGCCGGACACCGCCGCGGTGGCCGAGGCGCTCCGGTGGGCCGGCGAACGGGGACTGACGGTCCGCGTGGCGGGCAGCGGGCACTCGTTCGGCGACCTGGTCCCCACCGACGGCCTACTGATCTCGCTGGAGAACCTGTCCGGGATCCGGTCGGTGCGGCACGGCCCGTCCGGGGCAGACGTCGTCGTCGGGGCGGGAACGGTGCTGGCCGAGCTCAACCGCCTGCTCGACGGGCACGGGCTGGCCCTGCCCAACCTCGGTGACATCGACGCCCAGACGATCGGCGGCGCGATCGCCACCGCCACCCACGGCACGGGACTCGCGTTCGGCAACCTCGCCACCCGCGTCACGAGCCTGGAGCTGGTCACCGCCGACGGCACGGTGCACACCCTGAGCGGCGACGACCCGGAGACCCTCGCCGCGGCCCGGGTGTCACTCGGCGCGCTGGGCGTCGTGACCGCCGTCGGGCTCGACGTCGTGCCCGCGTTCCGGCTGCACGCCCGGGACCGGCCGATGCCGCTGGCCGAGGCGTTGTTCGGCCTCGACGACCTCGTCCGCGCCCACGACCACGTCGAGTTCCACCTGTTCCCGCACACCGCGACGGCGCTGATGCGGATCAACGACCGGACCGGCGACCCGCCCGCGCCGCAGGGACGGCTCTCGCGCTGGGTCGACGAGACGCTGCTGCAGAACGGGGCCCTGGACGTGGCGAGCCGGGCCGGACGCGCCGCGCCGGCGGCGATCCCGCTGCTCAACCGCGCCGCCGTCGCCGCGCTGCGCCCGGCCGAGCGCACCGACGTCAGCCACCGCGTGTTCGGCACCCGGCGCTCGGTGCGCTTCACCGAGACCGAGTGGGCGATGCCGCGGGCGGCCGCGCACGACGCCGTCCGCGCGATCCACCTCGCCGGCAGCCGGCACGACGTCAACTTCCCGATCGAGGTCCGGTTCGCCGCCGCCGACACCGACGCGTTCCTCAGCCCGGCCTGGGACCGCGAGAGCGTCTACGTCGCCGCGCACGTGTACCGCGGGATGGCGTGGGAGCCCTACTTCCGGGCCGTCGGCGACATCGCGCGGTCGTTCGGCGGGCGACCGCACTGGGGCAAGCGGCACCTGCTCGACGCCTCCGAGCTCGCCCCGCTGTACCCGGCCTGGGACCGCTTCGCCGCGGTCCGGGACCGCCTGGACCCGGACCGCCGCTTCACCAATTCGCACGTCGCGCGCGTGCTGGGCCCGTAG
- a CDS encoding multidrug effflux MFS transporter, with product MTTTTAAGRSAVPSRLRIALILGALIALGPLTIDTYLPALPAVGADLGASETTVQLTLTGTLIGLALGQILIGPLSDAWGRRRPLIAGAALHVLASAAVFIAPSIEVLGVLRVLQGVGASAGAVVGLAIVRDLFVGRAAATMLSRLILVMGAFPVIAPTLGGVLLNWVSWRGVFLFLAVYGLVMLVVVTMGLPETLPAHRRRSARFGPTMRTYGSLLKDRPFVGLVLVAGLAMAALFSYVSGAAFVYQQQFGMSQQVFGLFFGAGAIWLVVATQLNPVLLRWFEPRQIMTVAMIAGVGVGVVGVLLATFGVGGLAGVVGPVWALLLCCGFVLPNAPALALARHGEAAGTASALLGSLQFGIGAVTSPVVGLLGNDARAMALSMAGAMVLGLIALVTVVRPWQLPDINDDEMTEDRTDETAPAAA from the coding sequence GTGACCACGACGACCGCTGCCGGCCGCAGCGCCGTACCGAGCCGGCTCCGGATCGCCCTGATCCTGGGCGCGCTGATCGCGCTCGGGCCGCTGACGATCGACACCTACCTGCCCGCGCTGCCCGCCGTGGGCGCCGACCTGGGCGCGTCCGAGACGACGGTGCAGCTCACGCTGACCGGCACCCTGATCGGGCTCGCGCTCGGCCAGATCCTGATCGGCCCGCTGTCGGACGCGTGGGGACGGCGCCGCCCGCTGATCGCCGGCGCCGCGCTGCACGTGCTGGCCTCGGCCGCCGTGTTCATCGCGCCGAGCATCGAGGTGCTGGGCGTGCTGCGGGTGCTGCAGGGCGTCGGCGCGTCGGCCGGGGCCGTCGTCGGCCTCGCGATCGTGCGCGACCTGTTCGTCGGACGGGCCGCGGCGACGATGCTCTCCCGCCTGATCCTGGTGATGGGCGCGTTCCCGGTGATCGCACCGACCCTGGGTGGGGTCCTGCTGAACTGGGTCAGCTGGCGCGGGGTGTTCCTGTTCCTGGCCGTCTACGGGCTGGTCATGCTCGTCGTCGTCACGATGGGGCTGCCCGAGACGTTGCCGGCGCACCGCCGTCGCAGCGCCCGGTTCGGCCCGACCATGCGCACCTACGGCTCGCTGCTCAAGGACCGCCCGTTCGTCGGGCTGGTGCTGGTCGCCGGCCTGGCGATGGCCGCGCTGTTCAGCTACGTCTCCGGCGCGGCGTTCGTCTACCAGCAGCAGTTCGGGATGAGCCAGCAGGTGTTCGGGCTGTTCTTCGGCGCGGGCGCGATCTGGCTGGTCGTCGCCACCCAGCTCAACCCGGTGCTGCTGCGCTGGTTCGAGCCGCGCCAGATCATGACGGTCGCGATGATCGCCGGGGTGGGCGTCGGCGTCGTGGGGGTCCTGCTCGCCACGTTCGGCGTCGGCGGGCTGGCCGGCGTCGTCGGCCCCGTCTGGGCGCTGCTGCTGTGCTGCGGCTTCGTGCTCCCGAACGCCCCCGCGCTGGCGCTGGCCCGTCACGGCGAGGCCGCCGGGACCGCGTCGGCCCTGCTCGGGTCGCTGCAGTTCGGGATCGGCGCCGTGACCTCCCCGGTCGTCGGCCTGCTCGGCAACGACGCCCGGGCGATGGCGCTGTCGATGGCCGGCGCGATGGTGCTGGGGCTGATCGCGCTGGTCACGGTCGTCCGGCCGTGGCAGCTGCCCGACATCAACGACGACGAGATGACCGAGGATCGCACCGACGAGACGGCCCCCGCCGCCGCCTGA
- a CDS encoding ABC transporter ATP-binding protein, producing MDASTWMALENVSQDPGRNRQPARVVARRIMEFARPHRRRISWFLLTSVVGAVLTVATPLLAGRATDAITSGAAASVVAGIAGLIAVIAVAEAVAGLFERWLSANLGEGLIWQLRTAVFDHVQRMPVAFFTRTRTGALVSRLNNDVMGAQRAFSDTLSGVVGNLVTLALTLVVMLTISWPVTLLTLVLLPLFVLPARRMGRRLAALQREAAEHNAAMSSRMTERFSAPGATLIKLFGRPEQESVEFADRAERVRAIGVRSAMVQWIFVTALTLASSLAIALVYGLGGYFALGGALQAGDVVALALLLTRLYAPLTALAGARIEIMSALVSFERVFEVLDLEPMIADAPDARPVPDGGVSVQFDHVRFGYPTAEKVSLASLEEVATLDTRGGEEILHDVSFTVRPGAMVALVGSSGAGKSTVAQLLARLYDVDSGAVRLAGHDVRELTGESIHRAVGFVTQDGHLLHDTIAANLRIGAPDATDAQLWDALERARLGDLARSLPDGLGTVVGERGYRLSGGERQRITIARLLLAKPRVVVLDEATASLDSTSEAAVQAALTEALADRTAIVIAHRLSTIRQADEILVLEAGRVTERGTHASLIAREGRYAELHRTQFAEPVAA from the coding sequence ATGGACGCGAGCACATGGATGGCCCTGGAGAACGTGAGCCAGGACCCCGGACGCAACCGGCAGCCCGCCCGTGTCGTGGCCCGGCGGATCATGGAGTTCGCCCGGCCGCACCGACGGCGGATCTCCTGGTTCCTGCTGACCAGCGTCGTCGGGGCGGTGCTGACCGTCGCGACTCCGCTGCTGGCCGGCCGGGCCACCGACGCCATCACCTCCGGAGCGGCCGCGTCGGTCGTCGCCGGCATCGCCGGGCTGATCGCGGTGATCGCCGTCGCCGAGGCGGTGGCGGGCCTGTTCGAGCGGTGGCTCTCGGCGAACCTGGGCGAGGGCCTGATCTGGCAGCTGCGCACGGCGGTGTTCGACCACGTGCAGCGGATGCCGGTCGCGTTCTTCACCCGCACCCGGACCGGCGCGCTGGTCAGCCGCCTCAACAACGACGTGATGGGCGCGCAGCGCGCGTTCAGCGACACGTTGTCCGGCGTCGTCGGCAACCTGGTCACGCTCGCCCTGACGCTCGTGGTGATGCTGACGATCTCGTGGCCGGTCACGCTGCTGACGCTCGTGCTGCTGCCGCTGTTCGTCCTCCCGGCCCGCCGGATGGGACGTCGCCTGGCGGCCCTGCAGCGCGAGGCCGCCGAGCACAACGCGGCCATGAGCAGCCGGATGACCGAGCGGTTCTCCGCGCCCGGCGCGACCCTGATCAAGCTGTTCGGGCGCCCGGAGCAGGAGTCGGTCGAGTTCGCCGACCGGGCCGAGCGGGTGCGCGCGATCGGGGTGCGCTCGGCGATGGTCCAGTGGATCTTCGTGACGGCGCTGACACTGGCGTCGTCGCTGGCGATCGCCCTGGTCTACGGCCTGGGCGGGTACTTCGCCCTCGGTGGCGCGCTGCAGGCCGGTGACGTCGTCGCGCTGGCGCTGCTGCTGACCCGCCTCTACGCCCCGCTGACCGCGCTGGCCGGGGCCCGGATCGAGATCATGAGCGCCCTGGTCAGCTTCGAGCGGGTGTTCGAGGTGCTCGACCTGGAGCCGATGATCGCCGACGCGCCGGACGCCCGCCCCGTCCCCGACGGCGGGGTGTCGGTGCAGTTCGACCACGTCCGGTTCGGCTACCCGACGGCGGAGAAGGTCTCGCTGGCCTCGCTGGAGGAGGTCGCGACCCTGGACACCCGCGGCGGTGAGGAGATCCTGCACGACGTCTCGTTCACGGTGCGTCCGGGCGCGATGGTGGCGCTCGTCGGCTCGTCCGGGGCCGGGAAGTCGACGGTGGCACAGCTGCTGGCGCGCCTCTACGACGTCGACTCCGGAGCGGTGCGCCTGGCCGGGCACGACGTGCGCGAGCTGACCGGGGAGTCGATCCACCGGGCCGTCGGGTTCGTGACCCAGGACGGGCACCTGCTGCACGACACGATCGCGGCCAACCTGCGGATCGGTGCACCGGACGCGACGGATGCGCAGCTGTGGGACGCTCTGGAACGGGCACGCCTCGGCGACCTGGCCCGCTCGCTACCGGACGGGCTGGGGACCGTCGTCGGCGAGCGCGGCTACCGGCTCTCCGGCGGGGAACGGCAGCGCATCACGATCGCGCGGCTGCTGTTGGCGAAGCCCCGCGTCGTCGTCCTTGACGAGGCGACGGCGAGCCTGGACTCGACGTCGGAGGCGGCGGTGCAGGCCGCGCTGACCGAGGCGCTGGCCGACCGGACGGCGATCGTGATCGCGCACCGGTTGTCCACGATCCGTCAGGCCGACGAGATCCTGGTCCTGGAGGCCGGACGGGTCACCGAGCGCGGGACGCACGCGTCGTTGATCGCCCGCGAGGGCCGCTACGCCGAGCTGCACCGCACCCAGTTCGCCGAGCCGGTCGCGGCGTGA
- a CDS encoding bifunctional nuclease family protein: MSKAMHVLRLIVHARSRQPVLLLGEIEGTRCVPIFLRPAQAEVIAIGPRDGETTSLTQDVLVPVLEKLGHTLERVEISDLTDGVYTAELVFDAGERVEVKPSDALSIAVRDKLPIGIAEHVLDEVGQQVDELLPPDAEDAAGIGAQTRAATGTESTAAPEEQLREFKEFIADVSPEDFRTPGD, encoded by the coding sequence GTGAGCAAGGCGATGCATGTCCTGAGGCTGATCGTGCACGCCCGGTCGCGGCAGCCGGTCCTGCTGCTCGGGGAGATCGAGGGCACCCGGTGCGTGCCGATCTTCCTGCGCCCGGCCCAGGCCGAGGTGATCGCCATCGGCCCCCGGGACGGGGAGACGACCTCGCTCACCCAGGACGTGCTGGTCCCGGTCCTGGAGAAGCTCGGGCACACCCTGGAACGCGTCGAGATCAGCGACCTGACCGACGGCGTCTACACCGCGGAGCTGGTGTTCGACGCCGGCGAGCGGGTCGAGGTCAAGCCGAGCGACGCGCTGTCGATCGCCGTCCGGGACAAGCTGCCGATCGGGATCGCCGAGCACGTGCTCGACGAGGTCGGCCAGCAGGTCGACGAGCTGCTCCCGCCGGACGCCGAGGACGCGGCCGGGATCGGCGCCCAGACCCGGGCGGCCACCGGCACCGAGTCCACCGCGGCGCCGGAGGAACAGCTGCGCGAGTTCAAGGAGTTCATCGCCGACGTCTCCCCGGAGGACTTCCGCACCCCTGGTGACTGA
- a CDS encoding SDR family oxidoreductase: MADVAVVTGAGSGIGQVVAQALLGAGYRVALAGRRAEALEATADGHADALVVPTDVGDESSVAALFAAVKQRWGRVDLLVNNAGTFGPSGTPDEVDVAQWRAAVDTNLTGSFLCAREAFAAMRAQDPQGGRIVNNGSISAHVPRPGSAAYTATKHAITGLTRSLSLDGRPFGIACGQIDIGNAATDMTAGIATGAKQADGTVRGEPTFDARHVADAVLYMAGLPLEANVQFLTITATTMPFIGRG; encoded by the coding sequence ATGGCTGACGTGGCGGTGGTGACGGGAGCGGGATCCGGGATCGGGCAGGTGGTGGCGCAGGCGCTGCTCGGGGCGGGGTACCGGGTGGCGCTGGCCGGGCGGCGGGCCGAGGCGCTCGAGGCGACGGCCGACGGGCACGCGGACGCGCTCGTCGTCCCGACCGACGTCGGCGACGAGAGCTCGGTCGCCGCGCTGTTCGCGGCCGTGAAGCAGCGGTGGGGACGGGTGGACCTGCTGGTCAACAACGCCGGCACGTTCGGCCCGTCCGGGACGCCGGACGAGGTCGACGTCGCGCAGTGGCGGGCGGCGGTGGACACCAATCTGACCGGGTCGTTCCTCTGTGCCCGGGAGGCGTTCGCGGCGATGCGCGCGCAGGACCCGCAGGGCGGCCGGATCGTCAACAACGGCTCGATCTCCGCACACGTCCCGCGGCCGGGCAGCGCGGCCTACACCGCGACCAAGCACGCGATCACCGGCCTGACCCGCTCGTTGTCGCTGGACGGGCGCCCGTTCGGGATCGCGTGCGGGCAGATCGACATCGGCAACGCGGCCACCGACATGACGGCCGGGATCGCGACCGGGGCGAAGCAGGCCGACGGCACCGTCCGCGGCGAGCCGACGTTCGACGCCCGGCACGTCGCAGACGCGGTGCTCTATATGGCCGGGCTGCCGCTGGAGGCCAACGTCCAGTTCCTGACCATCACCGCGACGACGATGCCGTTCATCGGCCGGGGCTGA